Proteins from one Dethiobacter alkaliphilus AHT 1 genomic window:
- a CDS encoding branched-chain amino acid ABC transporter permease codes for MWEQIFVNGIIAGGKYAMLALGFSLIYGVARIMNLTHTAYYMLSAYLIFYLHQTLAVPLILSYILSIIIVVIIGMAAYKVMVAPVRERFTAVLIITLVLAMVVQEAVLIVFGGHYRTLTKLVSGTTSFSGMTLTNQHLFTLGAVIFVLGSIWILLFRTSLGIAIRAMAMDREVANLMGMPESQIAGITVAISVGLAAVAGAVVAPLYILEPAMWMHPLVVVMAAVILGGLGSIKGSIIGAFILAFAEVGLVFLVPQLAFLRGAVSMAVLLAVLMIRPEGLFGIFMEGER; via the coding sequence ATGTGGGAACAAATTTTTGTAAACGGGATAATCGCCGGCGGTAAATATGCAATGCTTGCTTTGGGGTTTTCATTAATTTACGGTGTTGCCCGAATTATGAACCTTACACACACCGCTTATTATATGCTCTCTGCATATCTTATTTTCTATTTACATCAGACACTGGCTGTGCCTTTAATTCTGTCTTATATTCTCTCCATTATCATCGTTGTGATTATCGGGATGGCTGCTTATAAAGTTATGGTTGCCCCGGTGCGTGAGCGGTTTACAGCTGTCCTGATTATTACGCTGGTTCTGGCCATGGTTGTCCAGGAGGCGGTGCTGATTGTCTTTGGCGGACACTACCGTACATTGACAAAGCTTGTTTCAGGCACTACGAGCTTTAGCGGGATGACGTTGACTAACCAGCACCTCTTCACTCTTGGTGCCGTGATTTTTGTGCTGGGATCTATCTGGATACTGTTATTTAGGACCAGTTTAGGTATAGCAATTCGTGCCATGGCCATGGACAGAGAGGTTGCCAATCTGATGGGCATGCCTGAGAGCCAGATAGCCGGGATAACTGTAGCTATTTCTGTGGGCCTGGCAGCTGTTGCGGGAGCGGTGGTTGCGCCTCTGTATATTTTAGAACCTGCAATGTGGATGCATCCCCTTGTGGTGGTAATGGCCGCCGTAATCCTTGGTGGCCTCGGCAGCATCAAAGGAAGTATTATCGGGGCTTTCATTTTGGCCTTTGCAGAGGTTGGGTTAGTTTTTCTTGTACCACAACTGGCTTTCCTGCGGGGAGCCGTTTCCATGGCTGTGCTGTTGGCTGTGCTGATGATACGCCCTGAAGGCTTATTTGGGATATTTATGGAAGGGGAAAGGTAG
- a CDS encoding branched-chain amino acid ABC transporter permease, whose translation MQLIAYLFRKLGRDFHGEIVSLPTRTILLISFLILLVLPLLNDSSYLLRVITLTSIFTIYAASWDLLGGFTGQISFGHALFFGVAAYTSALLNLHLGMPVLITIPLGALAAVLSGLVLGLPGLRLKGPYFSLASLAFPIIMMGIVFTFPQLTGGELGISGITRLAETRLAEYYLSLIIMLIIVLAMWKIVTSKIGLIFHAIREDEITVRASGINTSLYKMLAFIISGLFAGVAGGMYAHFMRVVGPSTLELIMSLQIIVWVIFGGIATIYGSAVGVFILFPLMEYLRVVPEYRMLIFALIVILVLRIMPEGISNWAQDLLENECPRCKERNAFTRSSCRICGTEIDSRLQINFLKRGA comes from the coding sequence ATGCAATTAATCGCATACCTGTTTCGCAAACTAGGCCGTGATTTCCATGGGGAGATCGTTTCCCTGCCCACCCGGACAATTTTGTTAATATCCTTCTTAATCTTGCTGGTCTTACCGCTGCTAAATGATAGCTCGTACCTGTTGCGCGTTATTACCCTCACCAGTATTTTTACCATCTACGCAGCCAGCTGGGATCTATTGGGCGGATTCACCGGACAAATAAGTTTTGGGCACGCTCTGTTTTTCGGTGTGGCTGCTTATACTTCAGCACTACTGAATCTTCACCTGGGGATGCCTGTTCTCATAACAATTCCCCTTGGTGCTTTAGCAGCTGTATTAAGCGGCTTAGTATTGGGATTGCCGGGGCTCAGGCTGAAAGGACCATACTTTAGCCTTGCCAGTCTGGCGTTTCCAATTATTATGATGGGTATTGTTTTTACCTTCCCTCAGCTAACCGGGGGCGAGTTGGGCATCTCGGGGATTACGCGTCTGGCAGAAACCCGACTTGCCGAATATTATCTGAGTTTAATAATCATGCTGATAATTGTTTTAGCTATGTGGAAAATTGTTACATCTAAGATTGGGCTTATATTTCATGCCATCCGGGAAGATGAAATTACTGTTCGCGCTTCCGGTATTAATACCTCGTTGTATAAAATGCTGGCTTTTATCATAAGCGGTCTTTTTGCCGGGGTTGCAGGCGGTATGTATGCGCATTTTATGCGGGTGGTGGGCCCGTCAACACTTGAGCTGATTATGTCGTTGCAGATTATTGTTTGGGTTATTTTTGGGGGTATAGCCACTATCTATGGATCCGCTGTGGGTGTATTTATCCTCTTTCCATTAATGGAGTATCTCCGTGTAGTCCCTGAATACAGGATGTTAATTTTTGCTTTGATCGTTATTCTGGTTCTTAGGATTATGCCGGAAGGGATTTCTAACTGGGCACAGGATTTACTGGAGAATGAATGTCCCAGATGTAAAGAGCGAAACGCTTTTACCCGTTCTTCATGCCGGATATGTGGTACGGAAATTGATTCCCGCCTACAAATTAATTTTCTAAAAAGGGGTGCTTAA